In one Apteryx mantelli isolate bAptMan1 chromosome 9, bAptMan1.hap1, whole genome shotgun sequence genomic region, the following are encoded:
- the NME9 gene encoding thioredoxin domain-containing protein 6: protein MAAKRKEVVLQININNQELWEEMLCLKGLIVVDAFQAWCGPCKTVVDLFRKIRNEVGSDLLHFAVAEVDSIDALEEYRGKCEPVFLFYTGGELVAVVRGANAPLLQKTILEQLAAAKKVLESGGERAVVVGH from the exons ATGGCTGCAAAGAGAAAGGAGGTGGTGCTTCAG ATTAACATCAATAACCAGGAGCTTTGGGAAGAAATGCTGTGCCTCAAAGGACTCATTG TTGTTGATGCATTTCAAGCCTGGTGTGGTCCATGCAAAACCGTAGTGGATCTTTTCCGAAAAATAAGGAATGAAGTCGGCAGTGACCTCCTGCATTTTGCAGTG GCTGAAGTTGATTCCATTGATGCTCTGGAAGAATACAGAGGAAAATGCGAGCCTGTCTTTCTGTTTTACACA GGAGGAGAATTAGTTGCTGTTGTAAGAGGAGCAAATGCACCGTTGCTGCAGAAAACCATCCTGGAACAGCTGGCGGCAGCAAAGAAGGTTTTGGAAAGTGGAGGAGAGCGCGCGGTGGTAGTCGGGCACTGA
- the LOC136992648 gene encoding vacuolar protein sorting-associated protein 8 homolog produces the protein MAALAGGGGGVAGRRFESRRRRPGLAAVRSPAMEAAAEQAACPAAAEAELGRPLCPEPPAARLSAAELDRELDSRSELIDDKEFDIPQVDTPPTLESILNETDDEEESFVLEDPFLLNIDNTDTHSYDTSSVASSDSGDRTHLKRKKKLPDSLSIHGSVIRLSLLKGISAQIASAADKVDAGLPTAIAASNLIAVGTSHGLALIFDQNQALRLCLGSTAIGAQYGAISALSINNDCSRLLCGFAKGQEQRIHRFVVVLEMLEFR, from the exons ATGGCTGCTCTGGCGGGTG GGGGCGGGGGCGTCGCCGGACGCCGGTTCGAGTCCCGGCGGCGCCGGCCTGGCCTGGCCGCCGTCCGCAGCCCGGCGATGGAGGCGGCGGCGGAACAGGCCgcctgccccgcggcggcggaggcCGAGCTGGGCCGGCCGCTGTGCCCGGAGCCGCCCGCGGCCAGGCTGAGCGCGGCGGAGCTCGACCGCGAGCTGGACTCCCGCAGCGAGCTG ATCGATGACAAGGAGTTTGACATTCCTCAAGTTGATACCCCGCCAACGTTGGAAAGCATCTTAAATGAG ACTGATGATGAAGAAGAGTCTTTTGTTTTGGAGGATCCCTTTCTCTTGAACATTGATAACACGGATACGCACTCCTATGACACATCTTCTGTAGCAAGCTCTGACAGTGGGGACCGGACACACCTGAAAAG AAAGAAAAAACTCCCTGATTCTCTCTCTATCCATGGGTCAGTTATACGGCTCTCACTTCTGAAAGGAATTTCTGCCCAAATAGCGTCTGCAGCA GACAAAGTGGATGCTGGCTTGCCAACTGCAATA GCAGCATCAAATCTGATAGCAGTGGGGACTTCCCATGGATTAGCACTAATTTTTG ATCAAAACCAGGCTCTTCGGCTTTGCCTGGGCAGCACTGCTATTGGGGCTCAGTATGGGGCTATCTCTGCTCTCAGTATCAACAACGACTGCTCGAGGCTCCTGTGCGGCTTTGCAAAAGGACAG GAGCAGAGGATTCACAGGTTCGTGGTAGTCTTGGAGATGCTTGAGTTTCGCTAA